In Clostridium thermosuccinogenes, the genomic stretch GGTGTAATGATATATCCGGGGGAGACCTTCTCCTACTGGCGGTTGATCGGAAAGCCGACATACAGGAAAGGTTATGTGGACGGCATGGTGCTGGTAAATGGAAAGGTCAGCTCCGGGGTGGGCGGAGGATTGTGCCAGATGTCAAACCTTATATACTGGATGACGCTTCATACGCCCCTTACCGTGACGGAAAGATATCGGCACAGCCATGATGTATTTCCCGATTCGGGGAGGACGCAGCCTTTTGGCAGCGGTGCGACCTGCGTTTATAACTACATTGACCTTCAAATGCTGAATGAAACGGATATGCCCTATCAGCTCCATGTCTATTTGACCGACAGCCACCTGGTGGGGGAATGGAGAGCTGTAAAACCAACCGGCAGGCATTTTGAGGTTTATGAGAAAAAACATTGGATAACCCATGAGTTTTGGGGAGACTATATGAGACACAACATTATATTCAGAAGGGTGTACAATGCTTCAAAAGAGCTTATAGCCGATGAATACATTACCGAAAATCATGCGGTTATGATGTATTCTCCTTTTCTTGCAGAAGCCAATGAAACCTGTGAAAGCTAAAAATAGATGCCGGCATTCGGTATAAAGCGATTTGAATAAATTGAATAACAAATAGGATGACGAAATTTGACGAAATTCAAAGGAGGAAACGGAATTGTTCAACGAAAGACTGGAAAAGCAGGTGGAGTTCATCACCGAAATTGACAAGCTTAAGCATATTAACAGGCAGACAATATTAATGGATGGTTCAAGGCATGAAAACGACGCAGAGCATTCATGGCACCTGGCTGTGATGGCAATGCTGCTTTCGGAGCATGCTGTGGACAAGAACATCGACCTTCTGAAGGTAATAAAAATGGTGCTGGTGCATGACCTGGTGGAAATCGATGCCGGAGACACGTACTGTTATGATGAAAAAGCATGCGAAGATAAGGCAGAACGGGAGCAAAAAGCTGCCAACAGGCTTTTTAACATCCTTCCTGAGGATCAAGCCCGAGAAATTAGAAAGTTGTGGGAGGAGTTCGAAGAAAGAAAGACCCCTGAAGCATGCTTTGCATCCGCCCTTGACCGGTTCCAGCCACTGCTGCACAACTACAAAACTCAAGGAAAATCCTGGAGAGAGCATGGCGTCACTAAAGATAAGGTGATAAAAAGGAATAAAGCCATTGAAGATGGTTCGGTGACCATGTGGGAATATGCCGAAAGATTTATCAATGAATCTGTGGAGAAAGGCTATCTGGGAAAATGAAGGCTGGCATCAAAAGCTGATGAAACAGAAACAGCCGAAAGGCCTTATATTCCTTAGCTGTTTGACCGGAAAAACGTTTTTATAAAGGAATAAGCTCTTTTAAAAGAGTATTTCAGAGATGTTCAGGTGAGAAAATGAAAAAATTTCGAAGAACATCTCTTTCTTTTTGTGTGCCTTTTCGATTACTGCCGTGCTCCCAAACAGCAACTCGATGCTTGCGGACCACAGCTTCCGCCTTTTGCGGTGGTGATGATGCCAGGATGTTTGGAGTGTTCAAATCTGTACTTGCCGCTCCGGCATTAATCGTCTTGCACTGAAAAAAATTGAATAAAACCGGTATATACTTTATAATTAACTAAAGCGATTCGTAGAATGGGTGGTTCAATGCTGCATAATAAGCTATGGCTTTACAAGGAGATTCCTCAGGAGGATATCGACAGAGTCTCCAGTAATGCCGGAATATCTCGCTTTTTGGCCAAAATATTTATAAGCAGGGGCATGGAAGATAAGGAAAGCATAAAGAAATTCCTTAACCCTTCCTTGGACATGCTGTATGATCCTTTCCTCCTGAAAGACATGCAGAAAGCTGTCGACAGGATTATTCTGGCAATAGAGCGGAAAGAAAAAATTGTAATTTATGGCGACTATGATGTGGATGGGATAACGAGCACATCGGTATTGTACAATTTTCTGAAATCCAGGAATGCCGATGTGGATTATTATATACCGGACCGGATAGATGAAGGTTATGGGCTTACGGCAGGTACTGTAGAAAAGGTATGCGCTATGAATGCATCCCTTGTAATAACGGTAGATTGTGGTATAACCGCTATAGATGAGGTCAACTATATTAACAACAGGAAGATAGACGTGATAGTGACCGATCATCATGAATGCAAGGAGATTCTACCGGACGCTCATGCC encodes the following:
- a CDS encoding VanW family protein; this translates as MMQYRFVKRSPFRIFLGRKWFTLKRYVEWCTNSKKYAKTRAAALLPEVVFTHKTPLVRQLDKVDMWMQHNKIINLRIAAKKLDGVMIYPGETFSYWRLIGKPTYRKGYVDGMVLVNGKVSSGVGGGLCQMSNLIYWMTLHTPLTVTERYRHSHDVFPDSGRTQPFGSGATCVYNYIDLQMLNETDMPYQLHVYLTDSHLVGEWRAVKPTGRHFEVYEKKHWITHEFWGDYMRHNIIFRRVYNASKELIADEYITENHAVMMYSPFLAEANETCES
- a CDS encoding HD domain-containing protein, whose translation is MFNERLEKQVEFITEIDKLKHINRQTILMDGSRHENDAEHSWHLAVMAMLLSEHAVDKNIDLLKVIKMVLVHDLVEIDAGDTYCYDEKACEDKAEREQKAANRLFNILPEDQAREIRKLWEEFEERKTPEACFASALDRFQPLLHNYKTQGKSWREHGVTKDKVIKRNKAIEDGSVTMWEYAERFINESVEKGYLGK